The nucleotide sequence TGGACGCGCGGGGCGCCATCAGCGTGACCGAACGGGCGGCCTACATCGGGCGCATCCGCAACCTGGCCCGCAGCGTGGCCCAGAGCTACTACGACAGCCGCGAGCGGCTGGGCTTTCCCATGGCGCCCGCGGAGTGGGTGGCGCAGCTGCAGAAGAAGGCTGCCTGAGCACCATGACCGACAAGAACAAGAACCTGCTCGTCGAACTGTTCGTCGAGGAGCTGCCGCCCAGGGCATTGAAGAAGCTGGGCCAGGCGTTCGGCGCCACGCTGCTGGAGCAGCTGCAGGCCCAGGGCCTGGCCGCGGCCGCCTCCAGGCTCACGCCCTTCGCCTCGCCGCGCCGCCTGGCGGCGCACATCACGGCCGTCGCGCCGCAGGCGGCGGACAAGGCGGTGTCGCAGAAGCTGATGCCGGTGAGCGTCGGCCTGGACGCGGCCGGGCAGCCGACGCCGGCGCTGCTGAAGAAGCTGCAGTCGCTGGGCGCCGACGCGTCGGCCGTCGCCGGCCTCAAGCGCGCGCCCGACGGCAAGGCGCAGGCGCTGTTCTACGAAAGCCAGGTCCGCGGCGCCACCCTGGCCGAGGGCCTGCAGAAGGCCCTGGCGGAAGCCATCGCCAGGCTGCCCATCCCCAAGGTGATGACCTACCAGCTGGCCGACGGCTGGACCGACGTGAAGTTCGTGCGGCCCGCCCATGCGCTGGTGGCCCTGCATGGCGCCGAGGTGGTGCCGGTGCGCGCGCTGGGCCTGGCGGCCGGCGACGAAACGCGTGGCCACCGCTTCGAGGCGGCGTCGGCCACGGTGAAGATCGCCCATGCCGACGAGTACGCGGCCACGCTGGCGCGCGACGGCGCGGTGATCGCCGGTTTCGACGACCGCAAGGCCGAGATCGCGCGGCAGCTGGCCGCCGCGGCCGCCCGGGTGGGCGGCGGCGTGCGTCCCATCGAGGACGAGGCGCTGCTGGACGAGGTCACGGCGCTGGTCGAGCGGCCCAACGTGCTGCTGTGCCAGTTCGAGCGCGAGTTCCTGGAGGTGCCGCAGGAATGCCTGATCCTGACCATGAAGGCCAACCAGAAGTACTTCCCGCTGCTCCAGGCTTCGGGCCAGCTGACCCACCAGTTCCTGGTGGTGAGCAACATCCGGCCCGAGGACCCGAGCGCCGTCGTCGGCGGCAACGAGCGCGTGGTGCGCCCGCGCCTGGCCGACGCCAAGTTCTTCTTCGACCAGGACCGCAAGAAGCCGCTGGCCTCGCGCATCGAGGCCCTGGCCAAGGTGGTCTACCACAACAAGCTGGGCACGCAGGGCGAGCGCATGGCGCGTGTGCGCGAACTGGCCGGCGTCATCGCAAACGCGCTTGATCCCGCGCTGGTCGCGAATGTGCAGAAGGCGGCCGAGCTCGCCAAGGCCGACCTGCTGACCGACATGGTGGGCGAGTTCCCCGAGCTGCAGGGCACCATGGGCCGCTACTACGCGCTGGCCGACGGCCTGCCGGCGGAGATCGCCGACGCCATCGAGGACCACTACAAGCCCCGCTTCGCCGGCGACAGCCTGCCGCGGGGCCGCGTCGGCCTGGCGGTGGCCCTGGCCGACAAGCTGGAGACGCTGGCCGGCCTGTTCGCCATCGGCCAGCTGCCCACCGGCGACAAGGACCCGTTCGCGCTGCGCCGCCATGCTCTGGGGCTGGTGCGGATGCTGATGGAGCAGGACCTGCCGCTGCCGCTGGGCGAGCTGCTGGACCGGGCCGTGGCGCTGTTCCCGCAGGCCGCGCCGGCGACCCGCCAGCTGCTGGCCGACTTCATCTACGAGCGCCTGGCCGGCCTGCTGCGCGAGCAGGGCTACAGCGCGCAGGAGGTGGACGCGGTGCTGGCGCTGCAGCCGCAGCGCCTGGGCGAGGTGGCCCGGCGGCTGGCCGCGGTGCGCGCCTTCGCCGCGCTGCCCGAGGCGCCGGCGCTGGCCGCGGCCAACAAGCGCATCGCCAACATCCTGCGAAAGGCCGAGGGCGCGGTCGACGCGAGCGTGCGCGAAGGCCTGCTGAAGGAGGACGCCGAGAAGGCCTTGTACATCGCCACGCGCGAGCTGGCGCCCGCGGCCGGCGGCAAGTTCGACTCCGGCGACTACACCGGCTCGCTGCAGACCCTGGCCGCCCTGCGCGGCCCGGTCGACGCCTTTTTCGACGGCGTGATGGTCAACGCGGAGGAGGCGGATCTGCGCGCCAACCGCCTGGGCCTGCTGGCCACGCTGCACCAGGCGATGAACCGGGTCGCGGACTTGTCGCGGCTGGCCGCATGAAACTCGTCATCCTCGACCGCGACGGCACGATCAACGCCGACAGCGACGAGTTCGTCAAGTCGCCCGAGGAATGGCAGCCGCTGCCCGGCGCGCTGGAGGCGATCGCACGGCTCAACCACGCGGGCTGGCACGTGGCCATCGCCTCCAACCAGTCGGGCCTGGGCCGCGGCCTGTTCGACGTGGCCCAGCTCAACGCCATGCACGCCAAGATGCACAAGCTGCTGGCGGCGCACGGCGGGCGCATCGACGCGGTCTTCTACTGCCCGCACACGCCGGACGACCACTGCCACTGCCGCAAGCCGCTGCCCGGGCTGTTCGAGCAGATCGGCGAGCGCTTCGGCGTCGAGCTCAAGGGCACGCCGGCGGTCGGCGACAGCTTGCGCGACGTGCAGGCCGGCGCCGCCGTCGGCTGCGAGCCCCACCTGGTGCTCAGCGGTAAGGGCGCGGAGTTCCGCGGCCGCCCGCTGCCCGACACCTTTCCGCCCGGCACCCGGGTCCACGAGGACCTGGCCGCTTTCGCCGAACACCTGATCTCCCGCCACGCCAAGGCCTGAGCGGCGCAACCTTCCACATCCGTCCCGACACGCACCCATGGCTTTCATCCGTTCGACCCTGCACTTGCTCTGGATGCTGGTGACCGTGGTGCCCTGGGCCCTGGTCATGCTGGGGGCCTCCCTGCGCCTGCGCGGCGTCCCGCTGTACTGGATGGCGGTGCGCTGGCTGTGCTGGGCCGTCGACGGCGCGCGCGTGCTGCTGGGCATCCAGGTGCGGGTCACCGGCATGGAGCACCTGCCGCAGGGCACGACCAGCCCGGCCATCCTGCTGGTCAAGCACCAGTCCACGTTCGAGACCTTCCTGATGCCCACGCTGATGCCGCATCCGCTGGCCTACGTGTTCAAGCGCGAGCTGCTGTTCGTGCCGTTCTTCGGCTGGGCCATGGGCCGGCTGGACATGATCCACATCGACCGGCGCCAGCGCGCCCAGGCCTTCAACAAGGTGGTGGAGCAGGGCAAGCGCCTGCTGGACCAGGGCATCTGGATCATCATGTTCCCCGAAGGCACCCGCATCCCGCGCGGCCAGCAGGGCGTGTACAAATCCGGCGGCACCCGCCTGGCGGTGGAGACCGGCGCGCCGGTGGTGCCCATCGCCGTGACCTCGGCCCGGTGCTGGCCGCGCAAGGCCTTCCTCAAGCGCCCGGGCGTGGTCGACGTGTCCATCGGCAAACCCATCCCCAGCCAGGGCCGGCAACCCGAGGAACTGATGCGCGAAGTCGAGGCCTGGATCGAGGCCGAGATGCGGCGCCTGGACCCCGAGGCCTACTCCAAGACCCGTACCGATGCCCAGGTTTCTCCAGCTCGCCCTTGACCTGTTCGAGGCGGCGGTGCCGGCTGCGCAGCCTGCGCAGCCCGCCCCGCCCGCCGCCGCTGCCGCGCCGGCTTCGGCGACCGGCGAGCCTGCCGAAACGCTGGACAGCGTGCTCGAGCCCGAGCGCTTCGGCCATCCGCGCGCCAACCGCCAGGCCGTGTTGGGCGACACCCGGGTGGCCTTCGAGCTGCGCCGCGCGCGCCGGCGCAACATCGGCTTCATGGTGGGCCCCGAGGGCCTTACCGTCACCGCGCCCAAGTGGGTGCCGCTGTACGAGATCGACGCGGCGGTGCGCAGCAAGGCCGGCTGGATCGTGCGCAAGCTGGGCGAGGCGCGCGAGCGCGCCGGCCGCATCGAGGCCGCCCGCATCGTCTGGCGCGACGGCGCCGCCTTTCCCTTCCTGGGCGAGCAGGTGATCGTGGTGCTGGACCCGAGCCATGGCTTCCACGAAGCCGGCGCCAGGCTCAACACCGACGGCCAGGCCCTGCCCGGCGTGCCGCGCCTGACGCTGCACGTGGGGCTGCCGCACCATGCCACCCCGGAACAGGTCCGCGACGCGGTGCAGGCCTGGCTGATGCGCCAGGCCACGCGCCTGTTCACCGAGCGGCTGGACCATTTCGCGCCGCTGCTGGGCGTGCATTGGCGCAAGCTGAGTCTGAGCAACGCCGGCACGCGCTGGGGCACGGCGCATTCGGACGGCACCATCCGCCTCAACTGGCGCCTGATCCACTTCCGCCTGCCGGTGATCGACTACGTGGTGGCCCACGAGCTGAGCCACCTGCGGGTGATGGACCACAGCCCGCGCTTCTGGGACACGGTGCGCACCGTCGTGCCCGACTACGCGCAGCTGCGCGGGCAGCTGAAGGACGAGGCGCTGCCTCCCTGGTGATGCCTCCCAGGCCCAAGACCCCGCATACACTCGAGCAGGGTCGAACACCTCTGGGGGAAGGACGCACGAGATGCAGGGCCGCCTGAGCCTGAGTGGCCGTTTGATGCTGCTGGTGCTGGCCGCCATCCTGCCGCTGGTGGCGCAGCTGGTCTGGTCGGCGCTGCGCGATGCGGGCAATGCGAGGCTGCAGGCGCAGGAGCAGCTGCGGCTGACCGCCACCCTGGTGGCGGCCCATCAGGAGCGGCTGATCGATTCGGCGCAGCACCTGCTGGGCGCCATCAGCGCCATGCCGCAGATCCGCTCGCTGGACAGGAAGGTCTGCGGCGAGTACCTCGGCCAGCTGCGCGGCCGCTACCCGGTCTACGCCAACATCGGCCTGCTGGATACCCGGGGCGACGTGATCTGCCACGCCATGGGCCAGCCGGGCAGCTTCAACTCGGCCGACCGCGATTATTTCCAGCGCATCCTGGCCGAGCCTCGTTTCACCGTCGGATCGGTGGTGGTCGGGCGCGCCTCCGGCCGGCCCGTCATCCCGGTCGGGCTTCCCATCCTCGACGGCGAGCGTCTGCTCGCCATCGCCTTCGCATCGCTGGACCTGGGGCGCGCCGACGACCTGCTGACGCAGACCGACCTGCCGGACGGCGTGCGCCTGGTCGTGGTCGACCGGCAGGCCACGGTGCTGATGGAAGGCCCGCTGCGGCCGGACCGCGCGGTGGGGCGGCGACTGAACAACCAGGCCACGCGCGCCGCCGTGCAGGCCATGCAGCCCGGCGTCGGCGAGGCCCTGGACAGCGCCGGCAACCCGCGCATCTACGCCTTCGCGCCCACCCGCGGGGTGAACGGCGAGAAGTACCTGGTCATCGCCAGCGTCGACGCCGAGCGCGTGACCGGCGGCGCCTTCGCCGGCCTGCGCAAGGAGCTCCTGGTGGTAGGCGCCAGCCTGCTGGCCAGCCTGGGCCTGGCCGCCTGGCTGGGAAGACGCTTCATCGTGCGGCCGGCCGGCCACATCGTCGATGCGGCCCGCCAGCTGGAGCAGGGCCGGCTGGACGCTCGCGTGCCCACGTCGGCAGGCACCCAGCGCAGCGAACTGGCCCTGATCGCCTCGTCCTTCAACCTGATGGCCGACTCGCTGCAGGCGCGCCAGCGCGAGCTGGAACTGGAGCTGCGGCGCAGCCAGGGGGCCTACGAGCTGCTGGACCTGGTGCTCAACAGCATGCAGGAAGGCGTGATCGCCTGCAACATGCAGGGCGAGCTCATCATCAACAACGACGCG is from Ramlibacter tataouinensis TTB310 and encodes:
- a CDS encoding lysophospholipid acyltransferase family protein, whose translation is MAFIRSTLHLLWMLVTVVPWALVMLGASLRLRGVPLYWMAVRWLCWAVDGARVLLGIQVRVTGMEHLPQGTTSPAILLVKHQSTFETFLMPTLMPHPLAYVFKRELLFVPFFGWAMGRLDMIHIDRRQRAQAFNKVVEQGKRLLDQGIWIIMFPEGTRIPRGQQGVYKSGGTRLAVETGAPVVPIAVTSARCWPRKAFLKRPGVVDVSIGKPIPSQGRQPEELMREVEAWIEAEMRRLDPEAYSKTRTDAQVSPARP
- a CDS encoding M48 family metallopeptidase — translated: MPRFLQLALDLFEAAVPAAQPAQPAPPAAAAAPASATGEPAETLDSVLEPERFGHPRANRQAVLGDTRVAFELRRARRRNIGFMVGPEGLTVTAPKWVPLYEIDAAVRSKAGWIVRKLGEARERAGRIEAARIVWRDGAAFPFLGEQVIVVLDPSHGFHEAGARLNTDGQALPGVPRLTLHVGLPHHATPEQVRDAVQAWLMRQATRLFTERLDHFAPLLGVHWRKLSLSNAGTRWGTAHSDGTIRLNWRLIHFRLPVIDYVVAHELSHLRVMDHSPRFWDTVRTVVPDYAQLRGQLKDEALPPW
- the gmhB gene encoding D-glycero-beta-D-manno-heptose 1,7-bisphosphate 7-phosphatase — translated: MKLVILDRDGTINADSDEFVKSPEEWQPLPGALEAIARLNHAGWHVAIASNQSGLGRGLFDVAQLNAMHAKMHKLLAAHGGRIDAVFYCPHTPDDHCHCRKPLPGLFEQIGERFGVELKGTPAVGDSLRDVQAGAAVGCEPHLVLSGKGAEFRGRPLPDTFPPGTRVHEDLAAFAEHLISRHAKA
- the glyS gene encoding glycine--tRNA ligase subunit beta; the encoded protein is MTDKNKNLLVELFVEELPPRALKKLGQAFGATLLEQLQAQGLAAAASRLTPFASPRRLAAHITAVAPQAADKAVSQKLMPVSVGLDAAGQPTPALLKKLQSLGADASAVAGLKRAPDGKAQALFYESQVRGATLAEGLQKALAEAIARLPIPKVMTYQLADGWTDVKFVRPAHALVALHGAEVVPVRALGLAAGDETRGHRFEAASATVKIAHADEYAATLARDGAVIAGFDDRKAEIARQLAAAAARVGGGVRPIEDEALLDEVTALVERPNVLLCQFEREFLEVPQECLILTMKANQKYFPLLQASGQLTHQFLVVSNIRPEDPSAVVGGNERVVRPRLADAKFFFDQDRKKPLASRIEALAKVVYHNKLGTQGERMARVRELAGVIANALDPALVANVQKAAELAKADLLTDMVGEFPELQGTMGRYYALADGLPAEIADAIEDHYKPRFAGDSLPRGRVGLAVALADKLETLAGLFAIGQLPTGDKDPFALRRHALGLVRMLMEQDLPLPLGELLDRAVALFPQAAPATRQLLADFIYERLAGLLREQGYSAQEVDAVLALQPQRLGEVARRLAAVRAFAALPEAPALAAANKRIANILRKAEGAVDASVREGLLKEDAEKALYIATRELAPAAGGKFDSGDYTGSLQTLAALRGPVDAFFDGVMVNAEEADLRANRLGLLATLHQAMNRVADLSRLAA